The genomic region TTCGTCGACATCCTGCAGCATGTGCTCGCGGCTGCCGAGAAATTCCGGGATGATCCCCGTTACCTTGCCGCCCGCTCCGAGCGCGGCGCGCGCGACTTCGCCCATCAGGCCGAGACTGCCGCCGCCATAGATCAAGCGGATGCCGTTATCGGCGAGCGTCTTGCCGAGCTTTCGCGCTGCGATGGTATAGGCGGTATCGAGGCCTTTGCCAGAGCCGCAGTAGACGCAGACGCCTTCAATCCTGGCGGGCGTTTCAGATTTCAGAGCTGAATTTTGGATGGTCTTGCTGTCGGCCGGTTTCGTGACCGGCATTTTTGTCATTTCGTTCATAAGTATTCCGATCTCAGACGATCTGTCTGCATTATTTAGTGTCGCCGCGCCGCTCTGCCCAGGTGCGCCGGAGGGTGCCACCCTCAGATGTCTCATGTGACCGTTGTGAGCATCCGGTCACGCTTCCGAATCAATCCACGGTCATTACGCCGGGAAGCATGGCGCCGCTACAAGACGTGTGCTTAGGTCCCTTAATATAGGGGCTACAAGGCGATGTTATGAAGGACGGGGAACCTTCAGAAACGGCAGTGAAAACGGCGTTTCGTTACGCTCGAACGGGCGCTGCTGCGGGCCTTCTCGTCTCCGCGGCGCTGTTGGCGTTGCCGCTCGATGCTGCCAGTGACCGGCCGGACGCAGAGCGGGGGCTATCGCTGCCGGTTATCGACCGAAATTTTCGCGCTGTGGTCGCTCTCAATGACGAGGACACGCTGGAGTCTGCGCAGGCCTCGCAGCGCGTGGTGGCGCAGGATGCTCCGGATGAGATACAGGCCCAGGCGGACACTCCGGCGCAGCCCGATCCGAGCGACAAGCAAACGCCGTGGCAAACGCGCGAGCTAGGATTGGTCGATCGCCTGCAGGATTGGCTGGCGCGTGCCAATCGCGAGTTTCAGGGCGTCATCATCCGGCGATTGTCGGTCGCGCCTCCAGGCGGGGGCGGCGACGACATCGCGCGCAAGCTGGAACAGGTAAAAGAGGAAGACGCCGAAACGGCGCGGCAGCATGCAGAGGAGGCCATCCTCGCGGCACAGGCGAAGCGGGCAGCCGACATCAAGCATAGCCAGGAGCTGGCGGACGAAGCGAAACGCAAGGCTGACGCAGCCGAGGCCGAACTGAAGGCCGAGGACGAGGCGGCGAAACGCAAAGCGGCGGCGCTGGCGGAAGCGCAGCGTCGCGAGAGCGAGCGTCTCGAGGCCGAAGCAAAACGTATCGAAGACCAGCAGCGACAGGCGGAAGAGCAGCGCAAGGCCGACGAGCAGAAGCGTCTCGAAGCGGCACGTCTGGCAGCACAGGCGCAGCATGACGCCGAGGAAAAAGCTGCCGCCGAAAAGAAGGCCGCTGACGAAGCGGCGCGCGAGGCGGCTGCGAAAGCCGAAGCTGAGCGTCAGACTCAGGAAGCGAAAGCCCGCGAACTCGCCGACGAGCAGCGCCGTCGTGAGGAAGAAGAGCATCGGCGCGCTTTGGCCGAGGCCGCGTCTGCGAAGGCTGCAGAGGAGAAAGCCAAGCAGGAAGCCGCCGCCCGTGCCGCCGCTGAAAGGCAGCGGGTTGCCGAAGAAGAAGCGCAGAAAGCGCGGATCGCGAAAGAGGCCGAGGAAAAAGCTCAGGCGGAAGCCGCTGCGAAGGAAGCCGCCGAGAAGCAGCGCCTCGCCCAAGAGGAAGCTGCTGCCGCCAAAGTAGCGGCAGAAAAAGCCCAGCAGGAAAAGCAACGGCTCGCAGACGAGGAAGCGGCGAAGGCGGTTGCCGCGAAGGTTGCGGCGGAACAGCAGCGTCTCGCTGAGGAAGAGGCAGCAAAAGCTGCTGCTGCAAAGGCCGCCGAGGACAAGGCCAAACAGGAGGCTGCGGCAAAGGAAGCGGCGGACCGTCAGCGCATTGCCGAAGAAGAAGCCGCGAAAGTGGCTGCGGCGAAGACCGCCCAGGCGAAGACTGCCGCGGCTTCACCGCCTGTCGCCGACCGCCAAACGCCCGCCATCGAGGCGAAGACGCCTAAGGCGCATGCCATCCGGGAGGCCCGAAACACGCACGTTGCGCACGGCCCGGTCGTCAAGCGCTGGGTGCGTCGGGCGCGCGTCCGCCGTGCCGCGCCGAGCCAATGCCGATATGCCGGGCGCAAGGCGTTCGTGCCGGGCCGTTACGTCGTCGCGCGCGGCGATACGCTGTGGCGGATCGCGCTCCGCCACTACCGCAACGGCCTCTATTACATCCGCATCTATCGCGCCAATCGCGACACGATTCGCAATCCGAACCGGATCTATCCGTGCCAGACCATTTATCTGCCGCGAAAGCGGGGGTGATGGACTTTCCAGCCGGTTGACCCTATTTCAGGCCGAATGCAGAGAACTTCCGTCAGCGTGCGCGCGCCCCGAAGCGGGCTTTTGGCGCGCCTTATTCCGTCCACCGAAACATCTCGGGTTTTGAGGGCCTTGTGGCCCTATGTCTGGCCGCAGGACCGGCCGGATCTGCGGCGCACTGTGGTCTGGTCGTTCGTCATCGTCGTCATTGCGAAAGCGGTGACGGTCGGCGTGCCGTTTACGTTGAAGTGGGCGACGGACGCTCTGGTCGCTGCGTCGGGCGGCCATGTCGCATCGAACCAGACGCTGCCGTGGCTCGTCGGTGCGCCAGTGCTGGCTGTGCTGTTCTACGGCATCGCCCGCATCGTGATGGCGCTGTTGGTGCAGATCCGTGAAGGCATGTTCGCGCGCGTCGCGATGCATGCAGTACGCAAGCTCGCCTTGTCGACATTCGAGCACATGCACCGGCTGTCGCTGCGGTTCCATCTCGAACGCAAGACGGGCGGTCTGACGCGTGTGCTCGAACGCGGACGCACCGGCATCGAAAACATCAGCCGTATGGCGCTGATGACGCTGATCCCGACGATCGTCGAGTTCTT from Hyphomicrobium sp. MC1 harbors:
- a CDS encoding LysM peptidoglycan-binding domain-containing protein, whose translation is MKTAFRYARTGAAAGLLVSAALLALPLDAASDRPDAERGLSLPVIDRNFRAVVALNDEDTLESAQASQRVVAQDAPDEIQAQADTPAQPDPSDKQTPWQTRELGLVDRLQDWLARANREFQGVIIRRLSVAPPGGGGDDIARKLEQVKEEDAETARQHAEEAILAAQAKRAADIKHSQELADEAKRKADAAEAELKAEDEAAKRKAAALAEAQRRESERLEAEAKRIEDQQRQAEEQRKADEQKRLEAARLAAQAQHDAEEKAAAEKKAADEAAREAAAKAEAERQTQEAKARELADEQRRREEEEHRRALAEAASAKAAEEKAKQEAAARAAAERQRVAEEEAQKARIAKEAEEKAQAEAAAKEAAEKQRLAQEEAAAAKVAAEKAQQEKQRLADEEAAKAVAAKVAAEQQRLAEEEAAKAAAAKAAEDKAKQEAAAKEAADRQRIAEEEAAKVAAAKTAQAKTAAASPPVADRQTPAIEAKTPKAHAIREARNTHVAHGPVVKRWVRRARVRRAAPSQCRYAGRKAFVPGRYVVARGDTLWRIALRHYRNGLYYIRIYRANRDTIRNPNRIYPCQTIYLPRKRG